A stretch of Malassezia japonica chromosome 6, complete sequence DNA encodes these proteins:
- the NBP35 gene encoding cytosolic Fe-S cluster assembly factor nbp35 (COG:D; EggNog:ENOG503NUNR) codes for MVDTAVAPGVPIAPPHSVEPPAAIARALPDQVPENAPEHCPGVESDNAGKADACQGCPNQDACQTAPKGPDPDLPLIRERMECIDSKILVLSGKGGVGKSTFTAQLAWAFASDEKTQTAVMDTDVCGPSIPTILGLKNQYIHASSSGWTPVYVSDNLACMSIEFLLPSSESAIIWRGPKKNGLIKQFLKDVDWSGGLVDELGPSAPKTVIDYLLVDTPPGTSDEHLSIVGFLRESGIDGAVLITTPQEVSLQDVRKEISFCRKMNVPIIGVVENMAGFVCPSCHGKSDIFFPSTGGAPALCEELGLTFLGSVPLDPRIAKCCDMGESFVDEHPDSPASTAYLEIIAKIKSKVAEAKKNA; via the coding sequence ATGGTCGATACTGCTGTGGCGCCAGGCGtgccgatcgcgccgccgcattCGGTTGAGCCACCTGCTGCAatcgcgcgtgcgctgccggACCAGGTTCCGGAGAATGCGCCGGAGCATTGCCCCGGTGTCGAGTCGGACAATGCAGGAAAAGCCGACGCGTGCCAGGGATGCCCCAACCAAGACGCGTGCCAGACGGCGCCCAAAGGGCCTGATCCTGATCTGCCGCTGATCCGCGAGCGTATGGAATGCATCGACTCCAAGATCCTTGTGCTGAGTGGCAAGGGTGGCGTCGGCAAGAGCACATTCACCGCACAGCTCGCATGGGCCTTTGCGAGCGACGAAAAGACACAGACGGCCGTCATGGACACGGACGTGTGTGGCCCCTCGATTCCCACGATCCTCGGCCTAAAGAACCAATACATCCACGCCTCTTCGTCGGGCTGGACGCCAGTGTACGTCTCGGACAACCTTGCGTGCATGTCGATCGAATTCCTCCTGCCATCGTCCGAGAGCGCCATCATTTGGCGCGGCCCCAAGAAGAACGGGCTGATCAAGCAGTTCCTCAAGGACGTCGACTGGTccggcggcctcgtcgatgaGCTCGGGCCGTCGGCGCCCAAGACTGTGATCGACTacctgctcgtcgacacGCCCCCGGGCACCTCTGACGAGCACCTGTCGATCGTCGGCTTCCTGCGCGAGTCGGGCATCGACGGTGCGGTGCTCATCACGACGCCGCAGGAGGTGTCGCTGCAAGACGTACGCAAGGAGATCTCGTTCTGCCGCAAAATGAACGTGCCGATTATCGGTGTCGTCGAGAATATGGCCGGGTTTGTCTGCCCGTCGTGCCACGGCAAGTCGGACATCTTTTTCCCGTCGACCGGTGGTGCGCCCGCGCTGTGCGAGGAGCTCGGTCTGACGTTCCTCGGCAGCGTTCCGCTCGATCCCCGCATCGCCAAGTGCTGCGACATGGGCGAGAGCttcgtcgacgagcacccTGACTCGCCCGCGAGCACTGCCTACTTGGAGATTATCGCCAAGATCAAAAGCAAGGTCGCAGAGGCCAAGAAGAATGCATAG